In Raphanus sativus cultivar WK10039 chromosome 5, ASM80110v3, whole genome shotgun sequence, the following proteins share a genomic window:
- the LOC108860800 gene encoding uncharacterized protein LOC108860800 isoform X1 → MMNMGEESQGGPSQLTAEMAKNLLEEFHGATPLWIGGLGDPDTLLIQEGQYPPLNLTYTPTLEHFNKIESKLQEERQNPPYSTENTKTLTTYETPKNIEKQKAMNFQISKIMIGEWTHKSVYPDDLKAKFYFAKKRLMWEILDEDSKLKRKIEIQWSDVLSLRASYSPQNETGILEVELGKCPTFFMEINPQKGKHTQWKQLDQDFTLGQSASKYRRHTLHVSPKDLKWNLDKLASADSFWSKLAKVNFPTLPQSLYFDNGNNNNNDNSNLSPYGHCRTLGFNGNSGLCHQYPQGLVHEPVEDVNFSMATDFCANNQINPFFQSNHQNETTSQLPGVQVTHPSSQLMTNMGRSISGSHFNNPMIRDQGETSNTGELRTSQASAQERQPNSTIFPHPNDFTVSDMGPYLRDILAQEEAMQNMKCIRQFQTNGECYCNQCFNNTNGSLPPDS, encoded by the exons ATGATGAATATGGGAGAAGAATCTCAAGGTGGCCCTAGCCAATTAACTGCAGAG ATGGCTAAAAATCTCCTTGAGGAATTTCATGGAGCGACACCACTCTGGATTGGGGGTTTGGGAGACCCTGACACCCTGCTGATCCAAGAG GGTCAATATCCACCTCTAAACTTGACTTACACACCAACTCTGGAACATTTCAACAAAATTGAATCCAAATTACAAGAAGAGAGGCAAAATCCACCCTATTCCACAGAGAACACAAAGACCTTAACGACTTATGAAActcctaaaaatattgaaaaacaaAAGGCTATGAATTTCCAAATCTCCAAGATCATGATTGGTGAATGGACTCACAAGTCAGTCTACCCGGATGATCTTAAGGCCAAATTCTACTTTGCAAAGAAGAGACTTATGTGGGAGATTCTTGACGAAGAttcaaaacttaaaagaaaGATCGAGATCCAATGGTCTGATGTCTTATCTCTTAGAGCAAGTTATTCTCCACAAAATGAAACAGGAATCCTTGAAGTCGAG ttggGAAAATGTCCAACGTTCTTCATGGAGATTAATCCACAGAAAGGAAAACACACTCAATGGAAACAGTTGGATCAAGATTTCACCCTAGGTCAATCTGCTTCTAAATACAG GAGACATACACTTCATGTTTCCCCTAAAGATCTAAAATGGAACTTGGATAAGCTTGCGTCCGCCGATAGCTTCTGGTCAAAACTCGCCAAAGTCAATTTCCCAACGCTACCACAGTCTCTTTACTTCGATAATGGAAACAATAACAACAATGATAACAGCAACTTGTCTCCCTACGGACACTGCAGAACACTTGGCTTCAACGGCAATAGTGGCCTGTGTCATCAGTATCCTCAAG GACTTGTTCATGAGCCCGTGGAGGACGTAAACTTCAGCATGGCGACTGATTTCTGCGCGAATAATCAAATAAACCCATTTTTTCAAAGCAATCACCAGAATGAAACTACGAGTCAATTACCTGGGGTGCAAGTTACCCACCCATCATCTCAGCTGATGACCAACATGGGAAGGTCTATTAGCGGGTCACATTTTAACAATCCGATGATTCGAGACCAGGGCGAAACGAGTAACACAGGAGAGTTACGTACAAGTCAAGCATCTGCACAAGAGAGACAACCTAACTCGACGATATTTCCACATCCGAACGACTTCACAGTATCTGATATGGGACCGTATCTACGAGACATCTTAGCTCAAGAAGAAGCGATGCAGAACATGAAATGCATACGTCAGTTTCAGACCAACGGAGAATGTTATTGTAATCAATGCTTCAACAACACCAATGGTTCGCTGCCTCCTGATTCGTAG
- the LOC108860800 gene encoding uncharacterized protein LOC108860800 isoform X2, translated as MAKNLLEEFHGATPLWIGGLGDPDTLLIQEGQYPPLNLTYTPTLEHFNKIESKLQEERQNPPYSTENTKTLTTYETPKNIEKQKAMNFQISKIMIGEWTHKSVYPDDLKAKFYFAKKRLMWEILDEDSKLKRKIEIQWSDVLSLRASYSPQNETGILEVELGKCPTFFMEINPQKGKHTQWKQLDQDFTLGQSASKYRRHTLHVSPKDLKWNLDKLASADSFWSKLAKVNFPTLPQSLYFDNGNNNNNDNSNLSPYGHCRTLGFNGNSGLCHQYPQGLVHEPVEDVNFSMATDFCANNQINPFFQSNHQNETTSQLPGVQVTHPSSQLMTNMGRSISGSHFNNPMIRDQGETSNTGELRTSQASAQERQPNSTIFPHPNDFTVSDMGPYLRDILAQEEAMQNMKCIRQFQTNGECYCNQCFNNTNGSLPPDS; from the exons ATGGCTAAAAATCTCCTTGAGGAATTTCATGGAGCGACACCACTCTGGATTGGGGGTTTGGGAGACCCTGACACCCTGCTGATCCAAGAG GGTCAATATCCACCTCTAAACTTGACTTACACACCAACTCTGGAACATTTCAACAAAATTGAATCCAAATTACAAGAAGAGAGGCAAAATCCACCCTATTCCACAGAGAACACAAAGACCTTAACGACTTATGAAActcctaaaaatattgaaaaacaaAAGGCTATGAATTTCCAAATCTCCAAGATCATGATTGGTGAATGGACTCACAAGTCAGTCTACCCGGATGATCTTAAGGCCAAATTCTACTTTGCAAAGAAGAGACTTATGTGGGAGATTCTTGACGAAGAttcaaaacttaaaagaaaGATCGAGATCCAATGGTCTGATGTCTTATCTCTTAGAGCAAGTTATTCTCCACAAAATGAAACAGGAATCCTTGAAGTCGAG ttggGAAAATGTCCAACGTTCTTCATGGAGATTAATCCACAGAAAGGAAAACACACTCAATGGAAACAGTTGGATCAAGATTTCACCCTAGGTCAATCTGCTTCTAAATACAG GAGACATACACTTCATGTTTCCCCTAAAGATCTAAAATGGAACTTGGATAAGCTTGCGTCCGCCGATAGCTTCTGGTCAAAACTCGCCAAAGTCAATTTCCCAACGCTACCACAGTCTCTTTACTTCGATAATGGAAACAATAACAACAATGATAACAGCAACTTGTCTCCCTACGGACACTGCAGAACACTTGGCTTCAACGGCAATAGTGGCCTGTGTCATCAGTATCCTCAAG GACTTGTTCATGAGCCCGTGGAGGACGTAAACTTCAGCATGGCGACTGATTTCTGCGCGAATAATCAAATAAACCCATTTTTTCAAAGCAATCACCAGAATGAAACTACGAGTCAATTACCTGGGGTGCAAGTTACCCACCCATCATCTCAGCTGATGACCAACATGGGAAGGTCTATTAGCGGGTCACATTTTAACAATCCGATGATTCGAGACCAGGGCGAAACGAGTAACACAGGAGAGTTACGTACAAGTCAAGCATCTGCACAAGAGAGACAACCTAACTCGACGATATTTCCACATCCGAACGACTTCACAGTATCTGATATGGGACCGTATCTACGAGACATCTTAGCTCAAGAAGAAGCGATGCAGAACATGAAATGCATACGTCAGTTTCAGACCAACGGAGAATGTTATTGTAATCAATGCTTCAACAACACCAATGGTTCGCTGCCTCCTGATTCGTAG
- the LOC108857911 gene encoding uncharacterized protein LOC108857911, producing the protein MGYWRRRNFAKEVWSYAPWSTSASPVQQTSFADSLQSSYYWTVLPPYGITGNVFPWICWYLWTARNKLIFEARSTSAQEIITQAICAMKEWELANPKRSTVTPMTPIALLQTRSTALPPETIYCNTDAAWRADHKSAGLAWIFTDSTATEISRSSSAQDRVSSPCMAEALAIREALLQAASLNITHICLRTDSQVLTKAINRRSSTMELFGLLSDIDSLIFSSASPFIFCSVVFVSREANGPADLLAKAQLNSYLGVNF; encoded by the coding sequence ATGGGATATTGGAGGAGGAGGAATTTTGCGAAGGAGGTGTGGAGCTATGCCCCTTGGTCTACCTCAGCTTCCCCAGTACAGCAGACTTCCTTTGCAGACTCTCTCCAATCGTCGTACTACTGGACTGTCTTGCCGCCTTATGGTATAACTGGAAACGTTTTCCCTTGGATTTGCTGGTATCTCTGGACTGCAAGGAACAAGCTCATCTTCGAGGCCCGATCTACTTCAGCTCAGGAGATCATCACTCAAGCCATCTGCGCCATGAAAGAATGGGAACTTGCCAACCCCAAGCGCTCCACTGTTACTCCAATGACTCCGATTGCCCTCTTACAGACGAGATCCACCGCTCTCCCACCGGAGACGATCTACTGCAACACCGATGCGGCCTGGAGAGCCGATCATAAATCAGCAGGCTTAGCCTGGATCTTCACAGACTCGACTGCTACTGAGATCTCTCGATCCTCCTCAGCCCAAGACCGAGTCTCATCGCCCTGCATGGCCGAAGCCTTAGCGATTCGCGAAGCTCTACTACAAGCGGCCTCCCTCAACATCACTCACATCTGTCTCCGAACAGATTCGCAAGTGCTCACCAAAGCAATCAACAGGAGATCATCGACGATGGAACTCTTCGGTTTACTGTCCGACATCGACTCCCTTATCTTCTCCTCTGCTTCTCCTTTCATCTTCTGTAGTGTCGTCTTTGTTTCCCGTGAAGCCAATGGGCCAGCGGACCTCTTGGCAAAAGCCCAACTAAACTCTTATTTGGGTGTAAACTTTTAG
- the LOC108859206 gene encoding transcription factor bHLH150, with amino-acid sequence MSGTNPSTSSELEGTDTVPFSRRLVRAQRGQRVFAPKLQEALRRSRRSSEGPASHISQRWTGMAAQKVYSLKLYDALQRTPRSTTVRDTADKVLAATARGTTRWSRAILVSRLGRSQRRHKNTKPASAVQRGGGMRRRKLSVAGNRVRVLGGLVPGCGRTALPELLDETADYIAALEMQVRAMTALSKILSDNLSSA; translated from the coding sequence ATGTCTGGAACGAATCCATCGACGTCGTCGGAGCTAGAAGGGACTGATACAGTTCCTTTTAGCCGGAGATTGGTAAGGGCTCAAAGAGGTCAAAGAGTTTTCGCTCCGAAGCTACAGGAGGCTCTTCGTCGATCAAGAAGAAGTTCAGAGGGCCCAGCAAGCCATATTAGTCAGAGATGGACAGGCATGGCTGCGCAGAAGGTTTATTCCCTGAAGCTTTACGACGCTCTCCAGCGAACGCCGCGGAGCACAACGGTTCGAGACACGGCCGACAAAGTGCTAGCGGCTACGGCTCGTGGTACAACTCGGTGGAGTCGAGCCATTTTGGTGAGTCGACTTGGGAGGAGTCAGCGGCGACACAAGAATACTAAGCCGGCGTCGGCGGTCCAAAGAGGTGGAGGGATGAGGAGAAGGAAGTTGTCGGTTGCTGGAAATCGGGTCAGAGTTTTGGGTGGTTTAGTGCCAGGTTGCGGGAGAACGGCGTTGCCGGAGCTTTTGGACGAGACGGCAGATTACATAGCGGCGCTGGAAATGCAAGTCCGAGCCATGACAGCTCTATCAAAAATTCTGTCTGATAATCTCAGCTCTGCCTAA
- the LOC108862198 gene encoding shaggy-related protein kinase gamma, translated as MATVGVEPSAAVRDSNGNAVTDADRLPEEMNHMKIQDDKEMEATIVNGNVTETGHIIVTTIGGRNGQPKQTISYMAERVVGHGSFGVVFQAKCLETGETVAIKKVLQDRRYKNRELQTMRLLDHPNVVSLKHCFFSTTEKDELYLNLVLEYVPETVHRVIKHYNKLNQRMPIVYVKLYTYQIFRSLCYIHRCIGVCHRDIKAQNLLVNPHTHQVKLCDFGSAKVLVKGEPNISYICSRYYRAPELIFGATEYTTAIDVWSAGCVLAELLLGQPLFPGESGVDQLVEIIKVLGTPTREEIKCMNPNYTEFKFPQIKAHPWHKIFHKRMPPEAVDLVSRLLQYSPNLRCGALDALVHPFFDELRDPNARLPNGRFFPPLFNFKPHELKGVPVEMVAKLVPEHARKQCPWLGL; from the exons ATGGCCACGGTGGGCGTAGAGCCTAGTGCCGCGGTTAGAGACTCTAATGGAAACGCTGTTACTGATGCTGATAGGTTACCAGAAGAGATGAATCACATGAAAATTCAAGATGATaaa GAAATGGAAGCTACAATCGTAAACGGCAATGTCACAGAGACTGGTCATATTATAGTGACTACCATTGGTGGAAGAAACGGCCAACCTAAGCAG ACAATCAGTTACATGGCAGAGCGTGTTGTTGGACACGGTTCCTTTGGCGTTGTGTTCcaa GCGAAGTGTTTAGAGACAGGAGAAACTGTAGCGATAAAGAAAGTGTTGCAAGACCGTAGGTACAAGAACCGTGAGCTACAAACAATGAGGCTGCTCGACCATCCGAACGTAGTCTCTTTGAAACACTGCTTCTTCTCGACCACCGAGAAAGACGAGCTTTATCTCAACTTAGTCCTCGAATACGTTCCGGAAACAGTGCACCGTGTTATCAAACACTACAACAAACTTAACCAACGAATGCCTATCGTTTACGTCAAACTCTACACCTATCAG ATTTTCAGGTCCTTATGTTACATTCACCGATGTATAGGCGTGTGTCATCGTGACATTAAGGCTCAAAACTTGTTGGTAAACCCACACACTCATCAAGTGAAGCTATGTGATTTTGGAAGTGCTAAAGTATTG GTCAAAGGAGAGCCAAACATTTCATATATATGCTCGAGGTATTACAGAGCACCTGAGCTTATTTTTGGAGCTACAGAGTATACTACAGCCATTGATGTCTGGTCTGCTGGATGTGTTCTCGCCGAGCTTCTTCTCGGTCAG CCATTGTTCCCTGGTGAGAGTGGGGTTGATCAACTGGTTGAGATTATTAAGGTTTTGGGGACACCAACAAGGGAAGAGATCAAATGCATGAACCCGAACTACACTGAGTTCAAGTTCCCTCAGATTAAAGCTCATCCATGGCATAAG ATTTTCCACAAGAGGATGCCTCCAGAAGCTGTTGATTTGGTCTCAAGGCTTCTTCAATACTCTCCTAATCTCCGTTGTGGTGCT CTTGATGCATTGGTCCACCCGTTCTTTGACGAGCTTAGAGATCCTAATGCACGGTTGCCCAATGGACGTTTCTTTCCACCACTTTTCAACTTCAAGCCTCATG AGCTTAAAGGTGTACCTGTGGAGATGGTGGCTAAGTTAGTACCGGAACATGCAAGGAAGCAGTGTCCATGGCTCGGTTTGTGA